The following proteins come from a genomic window of Magnetococcales bacterium:
- a CDS encoding transcriptional repressor translates to MKTPFPNSSHDHEHCRKTILQRADTVCREKGGRLTPNRREVLAILSNSHRSLGAYDILERFETNSSRRPAPSAVYRSLEFLMEMGLVHRLGSRNAFFACMRPELGNQTQFWICQDCGVVGETESQEIANTLPSLAENMGFKLAQVHLEIEGTCPECQVYQESPA, encoded by the coding sequence ATGAAAACCCCCTTTCCCAACTCCAGCCACGATCACGAGCATTGCCGGAAAACCATCCTGCAACGGGCCGATACCGTCTGTCGGGAAAAGGGCGGGAGGTTGACCCCCAACCGCCGGGAGGTGTTGGCCATTCTTTCCAATAGCCACCGCTCCCTGGGGGCTTACGATATTTTGGAGCGATTTGAAACCAACAGCTCCCGACGCCCGGCCCCCTCAGCGGTCTATCGGTCGTTGGAATTTCTCATGGAGATGGGCCTGGTCCATCGCCTGGGCAGCCGCAACGCCTTTTTTGCCTGTATGCGTCCTGAGTTGGGCAACCAGACCCAGTTTTGGATCTGCCAGGATTGTGGGGTGGTGGGGGAGACTGAATCCCAGGAGATCGCCAACACCTTGCCCAGCCTGGCTGAAAACATGGGCTTCAAGTTGGCCCAGGTTCATCTGGAGATCGAAGGCACCTGCCCGGAGTGCCAAGTGTACCAGGAGAGCCCGGCATGA